Genomic DNA from Nitratidesulfovibrio vulgaris str. Hildenborough:
GGAGGTGATGGGCAAGAAGGTTGAGAGCGTACCGCTCACCAGCTACTCCATCTCTCTGGAGATTGCCGACAAGCTCAAGTCGTGGATCGAGAAGGGCACGTTCACCCTCACCCAGCCCGTCGAGCTTCTGCCGTCCGCCTAGGGCGAAGCGAAGCCGCACGGCGACCATGACCGCAACGACGCACCACAAGGCCCTCGAGGACATCCTCGGGGGCCTTCCTGTTCTGGCTGTCGCCCTTTCCGGCGGCGTGGACAGTCGCTTCCTCGTCCATATGGCGCTCCGGGCGGGGTGCCGGGTCGTGGCGCTGCATGCCACCGGGCCGCATGTGGCCCCGAGAGAGACCCTGTGGGCCAGAGACTGGGCACAGCGGACGGAGGTTCGCCTCATGCTGGTCGAGTTCGACCCGCTGCCCATTCCCGCCGTGACATCGGGTTCACCCGACAGGTGCTACCACTGCAAACGCGCCCTCATGCAGGCCTTGCGCCGGGCGCTGCCGGAAGACGCAGCCTGTGCGCCCCTCTGCGACGGAACCAACGCCGACGACCTCGCCGCGCACCGTCCGGGACTGCGTGCGCTCCATGAATGCGGGGTGCGCTCGCCCCTCGCCGAAGCGGGAATCCACAAGGCCCACATCCGCACTCTAGGGGCCGCCACGGGGCTTGCTGCGCCGGAACAGGCGGCGCGCCCCTGCCTGCTGACGAGGCTGCCCTACGGCATGCGCCCCTCCGCCCCCCTGCTACGCCGCCTGTCCCGCGCCGAGGCTGCGCTCGAAGACATGGGACTGCGCGACTTCAGGCTGCGCGTCCGGCCCGGCGCTCCGGTACTGTTGCAGCTGGGGCCAAGCGAAGCGGTGGCCGAATCAGGCGGTACGTCCCCACATCCCGGCGATATGCTCCTGACGGGTACTGCAGGACACCTGCGCCGGGGTATCGATGCGGCAGTGCTGCGCGCTGCGCTCAACGACGCGGGATTCCCGGATGCGGACATCGCCAGCACGGATGGTGTCAGCGGCTATTTCGACAGGACCACAGGCGGGACTCCGGTGACAACGTGACCCGCTCGCATGAAAAGCGATGGCCGTAGACGGGCGAGAGTCATGCCCGAGGGACTTCCCGGCTACTCTGACGACAGGACGCATCCCCAGGATGCCCCCACGTGGTGACGAGGCGTGGTGACGAGGCGTGGCGCCCGATGCGATGGACAAGGTGAAGCCTCGCCATGACCAGATATCCGGCCTGATACGGACAGGCGGTCATGGCGCGGGCTGTGCGGCTGGACAAACGCCTTTTT
This window encodes:
- a CDS encoding adenine nucleotide alpha-hydrolase family protein, translated to MTATTHHKALEDILGGLPVLAVALSGGVDSRFLVHMALRAGCRVVALHATGPHVAPRETLWARDWAQRTEVRLMLVEFDPLPIPAVTSGSPDRCYHCKRALMQALRRALPEDAACAPLCDGTNADDLAAHRPGLRALHECGVRSPLAEAGIHKAHIRTLGAATGLAAPEQAARPCLLTRLPYGMRPSAPLLRRLSRAEAALEDMGLRDFRLRVRPGAPVLLQLGPSEAVAESGGTSPHPGDMLLTGTAGHLRRGIDAAVLRAALNDAGFPDADIASTDGVSGYFDRTTGGTPVTT